From the genome of Diorhabda sublineata isolate icDioSubl1.1 chromosome Y, icDioSubl1.1, whole genome shotgun sequence, one region includes:
- the LOC130451963 gene encoding uncharacterized protein LOC130451963, with translation MDSSGFKPPSSLVFDQNLHKNYEKFKQHFEIYLKATELSGKSDERKIALFLNSAGEEAIEVFSTLSLSEDQKGNYKEVIAAFDNYCKPRNNETFDRFKFFSRNQTEGESMDHFIKDLKLLAKPCNFGTQEDSLIRDRIILGVQDHNLQEKLLGINNLNLETAESTCRTTEATKLQAKDLNKEEVNLIRRRGYSQGDPSTSDSGNNNGREYRCLKCGRRHTKGKCFAFGKNYAKCGLEGHFAVGCKTGYNKKDNFSNSKINKNKGKYFNSHNRNINSNQHVNLVDENDSSDEDFVINNLTVFNIYENDNSELEKIWTENVCIDNSVIKFKVDSGAQCNVLPISYIKKLERENDIIHSEQSIIAYGNNKIRVVGSIILKCLIKNNIQNVKFLVVDIRGKPILGLKTCVKLNIICKLDEVNLKNKRDPKENFINQNKKLFEGTGKVPFKYRILLKEGYKPVVSNCRRVAEKIKGKLKNTLDELVDKDIIEKVDEPSEWYKSKKGRCYVYDTSQCHVLA, from the exons ATGGATTCAAGCGGATTTAAACCGCCATCAAGTCTTGTATTTGATCAAAAccttcataaaaattatgagAAGTTTAAACAACATTTCGAAATTTACTTAAAAGCAACCGAATTAAGTGGAAAGTCAGATGAACGCAAAATCGCTTTGTTTTTAAACTCCGCTGGTGAGGAGGCTATAGAAGTATTCAGCACATTAAGTCTATCAGAAGATCAAAAAGGAAATTACAAAGAAGTCATAGCAGCTTTTGACAATTATTGTAAACCACGCAATAATGAAACGTTTGatcgtttcaaatttttctcaagAAATCAGACAGAGGGAGAAAGCATGGATCATTTTATAAAAGACTTGAAATTATTAGCTAAACCGTGCAATTTTGGAACTCAAGAAGATAGTCTTATAAGAGATAGAATAATTTTAGGGGTCCAAGATCATAATTTGCAAGAAAAACTAttgggaataaataatttaaatctggAAACTGCAGAAAGCACTTGTAGAACAACAGAAGCTACTAAGCTTCAAGCAAAAGATTTAAACAAGGAAGAAGTGAATTTAATTCGAAGAAGAGGATACAGTCAAGGTGACCCTAGTACTAGCGACAGTGGCAATAATAACGGAAGAGAGTACAGGTGCTTGAAATGTGGCAGAAGACACACCAAAGGCAAGTGTTTTGCTTTCGGAAAAAACTACGCTAAGTGTGGACTGGAAGGACATTTTGCTGTAGGATGCAAAACAggatacaataaaaaagataactTTAGTAACAGTaagataaataagaacaaaggtaaatattttaacagtcacaatagaaatataaatagtaatcaACATGTAAATCTTGTTGATGAAAATGATTCGAGTGATGAagattttgttattaacaatctaactgtattcaatatttatgagAATGATAATTcagaacttgaaaaaatatggacagAAAATGTATGTATTGATAATAGTGTAATTAAGTTTAAGGTTGATTCTGGAGCTCAATGTAATGTGCTTCcaataagttatataaaaaaattagaaagggAGAATGACATAATACATTCAGAGCAAAGTATTATAGCCTATGGCAACAATAAAATCAGAGTTGTAGGaagtataattttaaaatgtttaattaaaaataatattcaaaatgtaaaGTTCTTGGTTGTAGATATACGAGGCAAACCTATTCTTGGATTAAAAACctgtgtaaaattaaatataatatgcaAGCTGGATGAAGTTAACTTAAAGAATAAAAGAGATCCtaaagaaaatttcatcaatcagaataaaaagttgtttgaagGTACTGGTAAGGTTCCGTTTAAATATAGGATTTTATTAAAAGAGGGTTACAAACCAGTTGTAAGTAATTGCAGAAGAGTCgctgaaaaaattaaaggaaagCTAAAAAACACTTTGGATGAGTTAGTAGACAAAGATATAATTGAGAAGGTCGATGAACCTTCAGAATGG taTAAGTCCAAAAAGGGGAGATGTTACGTATATGACACTTCACAGTGCCATGTACTAGCTTGA